Sequence from the Leptospira johnsonii genome:
ATCCAAAAATTGAATCCTGAATTTTTCCAAGGTTCTTCTCTTACAGAAAGGAAGATCAAGGTCCCGAAAAATTCTCTGGGGCATTCCGAGATCCCAAACACTTATGTTCCCGGAAGGAATATTTTGTTTTTATCTTTCGGAGTTTCTTTGGCAGAAGGTATCGGAGCCCAAAGACTCTATATTGGTGTGAATGCTTTGGATTATTCCGGTTATCCGGATTGCAGACCTGAATTTATCAAAGCGTATTCGGACGCGATCCGTCTAGGGACCAAAACAGGATCAGAAGGTCATCCTCTTGAGATCTGCACGCCTTTGCAGTTCTTAGACAAAAAAGAGATCGTGTTATTGGGCTCTAAATTAGGTGTTCCATTTTCCATGACTCATTCTTGCTATGATCCCGTCGGAGGCAAACCCTGCGGAAAATGCGACTCCTGCTTGCTTCGAAAAAAGGGTTTTCAGGAAGCAGGCGTCCCGGAAAAGTGAACGAACAGATTTTAAGGCATCGGTTTTGAGGAATTTTCTCCTGACGCCGTCCATAGGAAGCTAATATGGAACAGTTCGTAAGCTACCTGACGATATTTTTAATCGCAGTGTTCGTAGGAATCGAGGTCATCAACCGTATTCCTCCTCTTTTACATACCCCTCTTATGTCAGGCTCTAATGCCATTTCAGGGATCACAGTCATCGGAGCAATTCTGACTCTTCATACTACAAATCATTGGATTATTCAAGTATTAGGATTTCTTGCAATTGTTGCGGCAACCGTCAACGTGATCGGAGGGTTTGTAGTAACTCACCGCATGTTGGGAATGTTCAAGAAAAAGGATTAAACCATAAATGGAAAAAGCGTATATCAACCTCATTTATCTTGTTTCAAGTATCCTTTTTATCATTGGATTAAAGTTACTTTCTCATCCTAAAACTGCAGTAAAAGGAAACTTCACCGGAGCACTCGGTATGTTCCTAGCTATTGTAGGTGTATTCTTCGAATACGGAACCATTACCCAAAACGATATCATCATTATCGGTGCTGGACTCCTAGTAGGAACTGCAATCGGAACTTTTATCGCTCTTAAAGTAGAAATGACCGGAATGCCTCAGCTCGTGGCGCTT
This genomic interval carries:
- a CDS encoding NAD(P) transhydrogenase subunit alpha; the encoded protein is MEQFVSYLTIFLIAVFVGIEVINRIPPLLHTPLMSGSNAISGITVIGAILTLHTTNHWIIQVLGFLAIVAATVNVIGGFVVTHRMLGMFKKKD
- the queC gene encoding 7-cyano-7-deazaguanine synthase QueC translates to MSSPSKSNSVRTKSHSKNPKAVVLFSGGLDSTTCLYQAIQDGYSPIALSFDYNQKHKQELKSAKKIAKLLDMPHLIQKLNPEFFQGSSLTERKIKVPKNSLGHSEIPNTYVPGRNILFLSFGVSLAEGIGAQRLYIGVNALDYSGYPDCRPEFIKAYSDAIRLGTKTGSEGHPLEICTPLQFLDKKEIVLLGSKLGVPFSMTHSCYDPVGGKPCGKCDSCLLRKKGFQEAGVPEK